From the genome of Ardenticatenales bacterium:
CAGACGAAATATCACGGCGCCCCTACTATGTCATAGGGAAAATCCCTGCATCTCTTCTGAAAGCTTTAGAGTTTAGACAAGGGTTTACATCCAAGCAGGCTTCTAGAATGTTGCTCGATCTAGGTAGACGAGGAATTGGTGTTACTTCACTTCAGGCGGCAGGCGGTACCCAGGAGAGTGCTGCAGCCGGATATTTCTATGCCTTAAATCTACTTCTTCCTTCACCAGAAAATCCATTACGTGCCTCATGGGTACCTGCTGATGATTCACGCATTATATGTGGATTGATCCCCATTGATCCCGTTGAGTCCATCTTGGAAGCCATGTCAAGCGAAAGATTAGGCCGTAGGGCAGACCTACTGGCCGTGCAAATGATACTTAAGGAACCCGCTAAAATTCAGATTTGCCTCCTCCCAATTGAGATTAAGCATCATGGAAGAGCGAGTGATCCTGAGCCGTTACCTGGTAATCAAGATAAAGAACGCAACCGTGCACGGAAACAGCTTGCTGAAACAACATCCCTGGTCAAGCAAATAACCAATGCTCTTGATCCTAAGAGCAACGAGAACATAGACGTTTTGAGCTCATACGCCAGACTTCTTGGATTAGCTACCTTGCTCGATCTAGCAATGGGGCTAACTCCCATTCCTGTAGAAGCGGATATACGCAGAAAAATCATAAGTCATGTACTCAAGGGGCAAATTAGTATTGGCGTAGGAGAACCTATACTACTTTGGTTTGCACCCGGATCTATAACCCTGAGTGGCAAGGCCTGTCTCGAAAACGAATTTTATCAAGACGAATGGCTAATAAGAGAAGTGTTCATCGATCCAACTGCTGTTCGGGGATTATGGTGGAATGATGAAGACATTGGTCCTGACGAGAAAGAGGTAAGAACAAAATTTGACTCGATAATGAAACAATCCATATCAACTTGCCAACCAAGTTTTGATGTAGATGCTCTCGGTATTCAGGCAGCCTTGAAAGACTTGCTAAACTTGGTTTCTTCTCCACGCATCGATGATTTAGATACGGCATCTGAGCAGAAGGCTAGTAACAATTATGTTGAACCACAGGACCAACCTGATTTATCATCTAAATCTTCAGAGAAAACGTTAACTGTAGAGCAAAAAAGGGCAAGCGATAAAGGCACAAATGTAGACCAGGACCATGGCGATGAAATCAATGGACAAGTTATGCAGGACGAGGATGCTTCTAGTATACCTGATAAGGAAACCAACAATAGTCAATCCAATGTCCCTAGCCCAACAACAGTCATTCAACCAGCTACTGTTGTTGGGTGGCCTGAACACACGTCTCGCTGGGCTGTTGTGGGGAAGCTTTTAGGGACAGATGAGATTGTAGCCCTAGATTTCGACCACCCTAAGACCGTTGGTATATTCGGTTACATGGGATCAGGTAAGAGCTACCTACTAGGAACGATCATAGAATCCGCCTTAGAATCAATTCCGAATATCAACTCGCTTTCGACACCTTTAGCTGTAGTTATATTTAATTATCGACGAAACGCTCTCGACCGTTTCGAACTGACTTCATTGAGCATCCCCAATCAAAAAGGCTCAGATATAGAAAGGTTAGCCACTCAATACGGGGCCACGCCTCAATCGATCCGCGATATTCATATTCTTTGCCTACCTGGGGAGTTAACACCGGAAAGACAAGAAGAATATTCAGGTATCCCTGCTTCCGAATTATATTTTGATCCAGCTACCCTCACAGTAGAGGATTGGGAGCTATTGATGGGAGAACCAGGCAGTGGGGCTGTGTTTGCACGGACCATTCGCCACGCATTAAGAGAACTACGTTCATCTGGAGAGGTTACACTTGAAAATTTAGAAAACTTGGTATCAAGTATGCTCCGAGGGCAAAGTCGAACAGCAGCACAACTTCGCTTTGAGTTTGTTCGCCAGTATATTTCTCAAGAACGCGGTTTAGATTTCAATCAAATACTCAAACCTGGCCGAGCCTTAGTACTAGACTTAAGGCAACCTCTATTTAACAAGGAAGATGCCCTGCGCTTTTTCTTAGTATGCACAAACTACGTTAGCCGTATTCAAGGCCGTTTCAACAAGTTAATTGTGTTTGATGAAGCGCATGAATATCTCAGCAATGAATTCGGAGAAAAGATAGAATCCCGTATCCGGTTAATGCGGCACGAGGGTACATCTTACGTATTCGCAACACAAGATGTAGGCTCCATTCCACTAGCTATTCGACGCTTCATAACTACGAGGTTTGTCTTCGACCTTGGTACACGGGAAAATGTTGAAGACCTCTTGAAATTTGCGCCAGAGTTTTCTGACTACCCCCTACAAGGAATGCATCCTGGTGAATGCTTTGTTCAAACTCATCAATCTACCAACAACGTCTTTGCACGCCCACGAGTCATTAATGTGCGCCCACGAGTTACGCACCATGGCGGAGCTAGCCGTATTTTTTCTAAAGGTTCATCAACGCAAGAATCATGATCGGATAAACCCACACTTTTTGTAAATATTAACGGGTTACCATCTCTTGAGGGATGTCATATTCATCGTCTATCTAATGACGGCCCGGATATTCCAGAAAACGTTGCGGCAATATACCCTGGTGAGACCACAGTTAATCGTGGTCGGTTAACACCATCGATTTATCAGTTCTAGCAACGCTTTAGAAGGCCGCCCACGTTGCTTGGGTGGTGTCCAACGCGGTGGTGGCACACGATACATTAACAATTCATCGACTGTCCAGATGTGGTCTGTCAATCCCGCTGCGATAGCTGGCGTGCGCGGCACCCAACGATACCCCTTTCGCCCACAGACAGACGACAACGCAAAGAGCGATGGGGGTCGCAAAGGTTGTACAAACACCCTGTGACATACATACCCACCGTTAAGGTCGCCGTTTGTTGCGCCAGATGCCGCGTGCGCCGGCCCAACCAGCTTAGGCGAGAGCGGAAGGTGGCATTGAGCCGCTCAATGAAAGCGGTATTGATAACACCCACTCCATTTTGCGTCGTGGCAATCAGCTTCTCTACCTGTTGCGGGTCACCCTGAGCCACTCGTCGTTCAACCTCCAGTCCAGATGGCAGACGCCGTTTGATGACTTGCACGATAGCCACTTCGGACCAGGCGTGCCATTGACAACGACCTGGCTGCCCCCAGCGGGGCAACTTGCTGCGGAAACTGCGGCCAAAGGCTTTGACGTAGCCGGGCAAGCCATCCACCGCCAACAACAACGGACGACACAAGGCCATTTGGCGCACCTTGTCCGTCAGGCTTTGCAGCAAGCGCTTATCCCGTCGCGGGCTGATGACGCCACCTAACCAGAGTCGGGTGGATACCATCATCGCCAACGCCATCCACACCGAACCGCCTTGTACCTTGACTTTGATTCGGAATGTGTCAATAGTTTTGGGACACTAAAACCGATAAATTAGTGAACAAAGCCTCGCTCACTGGGCTGATGGATAAGTGGATAACTCTCCGCTGCGCTGCGAGTTACCCACTTACCCACAGCCTCTACGACGACTGCTGGTCATTCCTCTCCAGCGGGGGATTAATCCAGACGGCCGTTGGCAACTGCGGCGCAACGGGCGCCCCATGCACAAATCGTTCCGGATGTTTCTCATAAGCGGCGGCCAAAACAGCTTGTCGCTTGAGAGTCAATTCAGCGGCCTGGCCATAGTGAACCGTGGCCGGGGTCATCAGGCCCAGACTGGTATGCCGGTGTTCATGGTTGTACCAATGAAAGAACGGGCCGTGCCCAGATGCGGGCATCGTGTAATCCGCCAAAGCGGTCGGGATAATCCGGGCGGTATTTCATCGTTTTGAACTGCGCCTCGGAGAAAGGATTGTCATCGGAGGTGTAGGGTCGGGAATGACTCTTGCCCACACCCAGGTCAGCTAGCAGCAGGGCCAAAGTCTTGCTGGTCATGGAACTGCCGCGGTCAGCATGGAGAACCAACTGGTCGGGTTCAATGCCCTGTTTGCTGCAACTGTCAGCCACCAGTTGCCTGGCCAATGAGGCCAATTCCCGCTGGGCGATCAGGTAGCCGACCACATAGCGGCTGAAGATGTCGAGAATGGTGTACATGTAATAGTAGACGTAGGGGACAGGGCCGCGCAGCTTGGTGATATCCCAGGACCAAACCTGGTTCGGCGCGGTAGCCACCAGTTCCGGCTTTTTGTAGGCTGGATGCCGCTTCTGGTTACGCCGCTCGCGCACTTCCGCGTTTGCCCGCAGGATGCGGTACATCGTACTCACCGAACAGAGATATTCCCCTTCATCCAGCAGCGTGCCATACACCTGGCGGGGCGAACTATCCACGAAGCGTTCACTGTTGAGCGTATCCCGCACCGCCTCTCGCTCCGTCACGGGCAACGACCGCGGCGATGGCGACGCCGGTTTGGGTTCCCGCGCCGGTTTCTCCTGCTGCTGCCGATAGTAGCAAGCGCTGCGCGGATAGGCCAGGGCCGTACACGCCTCGCGCGTGCTGGTTTGTTCCGCCAATTCGCCCACTTGCCGTCTCATGATTTGTCCTCGCTCTCCTGCTCCAGGGTGATCCCCAGTAGTGCGGAGAGTTTTTTGAGCCTCTATAATCAGTTCGGCTTTTGCCAACTGCCGTGTCAATCGGGCATTTTCCCGCCGCAACCGGCTCACTTCTTCCGCTTCAGGATTGCTCTTGGGACCCGTTTCCGCGGTGTCAATCCGGCTATCTGGCCTGCTTCCTGCTGCCGTCGCCAGGTTGTCAGATGGGAGGAATACAATCCTTCCCGCCGTAGCAGCGCGCCGATGCCGCCTGACCATTCCCGGCATTTCTCGGCTTCTTCCAATACCCACCGCTTGTAAGCGGCGGTAAAGGTGCGCCGGTTCGTGTTCTTGGTACGCGGCAATACTTCCGGGTCGGGTCGGTCGTCGGGTCCAATGCCATTTTTGCTGAGTTTGTTTGCCTGTTTTTGTGTCATGATGTTCCTCTTCGCCCATGAATTCTACACTAAATTCTGAGTCTGAAGTGTCCCACTCTATATTGACACAATGGGATTTCATCCGCTTGCACTTGTTGCAAGTCCAGTGGCTGGCTGGCAATGACCGCTTCATGGACATGTGCGCAATGCACACCCGCTCGTTGCCACCAATTCTTGACCGTGCGCTCATCAAACCCAAAGGCTTTGACGATGGCCTGGACGGGACAGCCATACGCCAGCAAGACGATGACCCACATCACTATTTGCGGGTCGGTGCGCAAGCGATAGAACAATGTCCCTTTGCTGACGGCAAATGTTGTATTGCAGACATGACAATGACATCGCTTTTCTTTTTGGCTATGGACGGTGATATTGCCTTCACCCCGTTGTCCTCTAGCCGGACAGTCGATATTAGGGCAAAATAGTTGTTCTGGATTCATCATGTCTCCTACTGATTTCGGTTCTGCAAAACTTACCAGTATGCATGATGAATCCTTTTTTGCCAAATTGGCCGTTTTTGACGGTCAACCACGATTTACTGTGGTGCTACCTATACCCTAGTTGACATAGAAAAGCGCATTTTGGACGCGAACGAGAGGGGGTGCGAGAAGAGATCACCTGACGTATTCGCCTGAAGGAGAGCCACCTTGGGCAAACGATGCTCCAAGCCGGAGATTAATCAACCCACAGATGAACAAGTCGCCAAGTTCAGAGGCGATATTATTACTTGGTTTCATCAACAC
Proteins encoded in this window:
- a CDS encoding IS1 family transposase, with translation MMNPEQLFCPNIDCPARGQRGEGNITVHSQKEKRCHCHVCNTTFAVSKGTLFYRLRTDPQIVMWVIVLLAYGCPVQAIVKAFGFDERTVKNWWQRAGVHCAHVHEAVIASQPLDLQQVQADEIPLCQYRVGHFRLRI